The Sulfurimonas sp. genome includes a region encoding these proteins:
- a CDS encoding outer membrane lipoprotein-sorting protein, giving the protein MRYLLLISLLLSSVFASEADEIIKKLDKNFRGDSIYMKISMNIKSLRHERTIKMETWAKGKNKSFVKITYPPRDRGITFLSLENEMWNYVPKIERIIKIPPSMMLQNWMGSDISNDDMVKQSSIIDDYNAKILEKDGHIVTIELSAKEDAPVVWGKIISKIDTRYYVSLKDVFYDEYGEEIRFFKYENVKKFGKYYLPTIWKIQPVDKKNNLTTMIVEDVKYDQEISDQYFKKSALKRFSR; this is encoded by the coding sequence ATGCGATACCTTCTTCTAATTAGTCTACTATTAAGCTCTGTTTTTGCTTCCGAAGCAGACGAGATCATCAAAAAACTGGATAAAAACTTTCGCGGTGATAGTATCTATATGAAGATCTCAATGAATATAAAATCACTTCGTCATGAAAGAACAATCAAAATGGAGACATGGGCAAAAGGAAAAAACAAAAGCTTTGTAAAAATAACATACCCTCCACGCGATAGAGGAATCACATTTTTAAGTTTAGAAAACGAGATGTGGAACTATGTACCCAAAATTGAACGTATTATAAAAATTCCTCCTAGTATGATGCTTCAAAACTGGATGGGAAGTGACATATCTAACGATGATATGGTAAAACAAAGCTCTATAATTGATGACTATAATGCAAAAATTTTAGAAAAAGACGGTCATATTGTTACGATAGAACTTAGTGCAAAAGAGGATGCACCGGTTGTTTGGGGTAAAATAATTTCTAAAATAGATACAAGATACTATGTCAGTCTAAAAGATGTTTTTTATGATGAATACGGTGAAGAAATTAGATTTTTCAAATATGAAAACGTTAAAAAATTTGGAAAATACTATTTGCCAACAATATGGAAGATCCAACCAGTAGATAAAAAAAACAACTTAACAACTATGATAGTTGAAGATGTTAAATATGATCAAGAGATCTCTGATCAGTACTTTAAAAAATCAGCACTTAAGCGCTTTAGTAGATAA
- a CDS encoding ABC transporter permease — MFWLAVKNILFYKGRSITTFILTYFSATLFIVYVAFMDGSHISMLHNSLKVYTGSIQIYQKDYRDEGGYDYLIYDNKKITDILDKTDGIKSYTSRIETFGIASTKDESSAMMLTGVDFEREANISELKNALVDGVYNSQGNCLYMGSDLAKRLDVNIEDNVSFVGSAIDYSFAADNFKVCGTFKTGMYEFDSSSAFLNREYFDQLFFSKNTSSYIVLNVDDLNNNDLVAQLIRNKLDSKYRLYTWQELMSAMVEAMEVDSIFGYISMSLFFIVIFFVILIYGFINVSSRIKEFGVLKSIGLNNSQIDKLLIYEMLILSLSALLFATISGGYTAHFFEINPIIIEGMSELYKDYGIISDEIPTHFSVFTISWNVGLILVLNLLSVIYPIIYLRRFNPIEAMRHV; from the coding sequence ATGTTTTGGCTAGCTGTTAAAAATATACTTTTTTATAAAGGTCGCTCAATTACAACCTTTATACTTACATATTTTTCAGCTACACTTTTTATTGTTTATGTGGCTTTTATGGACGGTTCACATATATCTATGCTGCATAATTCACTCAAAGTATATACAGGCTCAATTCAGATATATCAAAAAGATTACCGTGATGAAGGCGGATATGATTATCTGATCTATGACAATAAAAAAATCACTGATATTTTAGACAAAACAGATGGCATAAAATCTTATACATCAAGAATAGAAACTTTTGGAATTGCTTCTACAAAGGATGAATCCTCAGCTATGATGCTCACAGGTGTCGATTTTGAGCGTGAAGCAAATATAAGCGAGTTAAAAAATGCTCTTGTAGATGGTGTGTATAATTCTCAAGGAAACTGTCTTTATATGGGTTCAGATCTAGCAAAAAGGCTGGATGTAAATATAGAAGATAATGTAAGCTTTGTAGGTAGCGCGATTGATTATTCTTTTGCGGCAGACAACTTCAAAGTATGCGGTACTTTTAAAACTGGAATGTATGAGTTTGACAGTTCCTCTGCATTTTTAAACAGGGAATATTTTGACCAGTTATTTTTCTCTAAAAACACATCATCATATATAGTTTTAAATGTAGATGATCTAAATAATAACGATCTTGTTGCACAATTAATCAGAAACAAACTAGATTCTAAATACCGTTTATATACATGGCAGGAACTTATGAGTGCAATGGTTGAAGCTATGGAGGTTGACTCAATATTCGGATACATTTCTATGAGTCTGTTTTTCATAGTAATATTTTTTGTAATTTTAATCTATGGCTTTATCAATGTAAGTTCACGTATCAAAGAGTTTGGAGTATTAAAAAGTATAGGTCTTAACAACTCTCAAATAGATAAACTTCTGATATATGAGATGCTTATTCTTAGTTTATCTGCTCTTCTTTTTGCTACCATAAGTGGTGGATATACTGCACATTTTTTTGAGATAAACCCGATAATCATAGAGGGAATGAGTGAGCTGTATAAAGATTACGGAATCATATCAGACGAGATCCCTACACACTTTAGTGTCTTTACGATCAGCTGGAATGTAGGGCTTATCTTGGTACTGAATCTTTTAAGTGTTATATACCCGATCATATACTTAAGAAGATTCAATCCTATTGAGGCGATGCGTCATGTTTAA
- a CDS encoding ABC transporter permease has protein sequence MFNTILSLALKNAFLRKIRASLLVLMIAVSMSVMLSIEGLYDGMTASMIDKSLRSDSGEITIFEKNYRLKQDVKYSIKNATSIKEEIEKLDDVKSVVTRLKVSGLAGSAKASYPSDLIAVDFKDEEKFGEFSEFIKEGNLKLGKNGCVIGKKLAKNLKLRLNSKVIFTSRDANNNIVSKLFRIKAIVQSTNINIDNKAILAPKKSVYKHLGLDPNSATQIAIRTDNPKLVETIKTKYTNLDVMSFWQYNPLLTQMQDSMVIFNSITFGIVMGVVFIGILGVMYVSILDRIREFGIMLSVGYGYRYIRTQVMLEALTLGLIGFIFGSILSVIFLYYLRVYGLDMSEFSDGFASFGMSSILYAEIKFSYFYSTFFAIMIASVLSVFLPLRKIKKLTPTDVIRNSL, from the coding sequence ATGTTTAACACAATACTATCACTTGCTCTAAAAAACGCTTTTTTAAGAAAAATTCGTGCAAGTCTTCTTGTACTTATGATAGCTGTTAGTATGAGCGTAATGCTAAGCATTGAAGGTTTATATGACGGTATGACTGCAAGTATGATTGATAAGTCTCTCAGAAGCGACAGCGGTGAGATCACTATATTTGAGAAAAACTATAGACTAAAACAAGATGTAAAGTACTCTATAAAAAATGCTACAAGTATAAAAGAGGAAATTGAAAAACTAGACGATGTTAAAAGTGTAGTTACAAGGTTAAAAGTAAGTGGTCTTGCAGGGAGTGCAAAAGCATCTTATCCATCTGATCTTATAGCAGTTGATTTTAAAGATGAAGAAAAGTTCGGAGAGTTTAGCGAATTTATAAAAGAGGGAAATTTAAAACTCGGTAAGAACGGTTGTGTTATCGGCAAAAAGCTTGCAAAGAACCTGAAACTGCGTCTAAATTCAAAAGTGATCTTCACATCACGCGATGCTAATAACAACATAGTTTCAAAACTATTTCGTATAAAAGCGATTGTTCAGTCTACAAATATAAACATAGACAACAAAGCTATACTAGCTCCAAAGAAAAGTGTTTACAAACATTTAGGTTTAGATCCAAACAGTGCTACACAAATTGCTATAAGGACAGATAACCCTAAACTAGTTGAGACTATTAAAACAAAATATACAAATCTTGATGTAATGAGTTTTTGGCAATACAACCCTCTATTGACTCAGATGCAAGATAGTATGGTTATATTTAACTCGATAACTTTCGGAATTGTTATGGGTGTCGTATTTATAGGTATACTTGGTGTTATGTACGTGTCTATACTCGATAGAATCAGAGAGTTTGGAATTATGCTCTCTGTTGGTTATGGATACAGATATATAAGAACTCAGGTTATGCTTGAAGCACTTACTCTTGGACTAATAGGATTTATATTTGGTTCTATTTTAAGTGTGATTTTTCTTTACTACTTAAGAGTTTACGGACTTGATATGAGTGAATTTTCAGACGGTTTTGCATCTTTTGGAATGAGTAGTATTTTATACGCCGAGATTAAATTCAGTTACTTTTACTCAACTTTTTTTGCAATTATGATCGCATCTGTTCTAAGTGTGTTTTTACCGCTGAGAAAGATCAAAAAACTTACACCTACAGATGTTATAAGGAACAGCCTATAG
- a CDS encoding lipid A deacylase LpxR family protein has product MKRNILLFWMLALPLYADSIYILHDNDLVFDSDDHYSAGLQIGWISNEYDNNTTEGFSQSYVKLLSDTVELTGVTFKNRKLAGTISVQEMIITPSELKSSEPIYNDIPYMGLLSSSFSLLSWNEKKFDEYRFTIGIIGPDSGAEQLQKTVHTIVDTTDPKGWDNQLDTKIVAQIGYTHGIKQYIGSYSNSMRFEWFNSYYADVGNFYCGAGVGSSIRYGQNMPFNFESASGLFNSSKGDMIELDKKSSSMGWDIHGGVYLNAIAYLYLYDESKRLGYSYDRSYFLPIVNFGVSWYMENFNISLDLFPSQSTVTNPDSASFARINLSFQFK; this is encoded by the coding sequence ATGAAGAGAAATATATTATTATTTTGGATGTTAGCACTTCCTTTATATGCAGATAGCATTTATATATTACATGACAATGATTTAGTTTTTGATTCGGATGACCATTATAGTGCAGGTCTGCAAATTGGCTGGATAAGTAATGAATATGATAATAACACCACTGAAGGGTTTAGTCAATCTTACGTTAAACTATTAAGTGATACGGTAGAACTTACAGGTGTAACATTTAAAAATCGAAAACTTGCAGGTACTATAAGCGTTCAAGAGATGATCATAACGCCCAGTGAACTTAAAAGTAGCGAACCTATATATAATGACATTCCGTATATGGGACTTCTAAGTAGTAGTTTTTCACTTTTGTCATGGAATGAAAAAAAATTTGATGAATATCGTTTCACTATAGGGATTATAGGACCTGATTCAGGAGCAGAGCAGTTACAAAAAACTGTTCACACCATTGTCGATACGACCGATCCAAAAGGATGGGATAACCAGCTTGACACTAAAATAGTAGCTCAAATAGGTTATACCCATGGTATAAAACAATATATTGGCAGTTACAGTAACTCTATGCGTTTTGAATGGTTTAATAGTTATTATGCAGATGTAGGTAACTTTTATTGTGGGGCAGGGGTAGGCAGCTCTATACGATATGGACAGAATATGCCTTTTAATTTTGAGAGTGCTAGTGGTTTATTTAACAGTTCCAAAGGTGACATGATCGAACTAGATAAAAAAAGTTCATCTATGGGTTGGGATATACATGGTGGAGTTTATTTAAATGCAATAGCATACCTTTACCTTTATGATGAGAGCAAACGGCTTGGCTACAGTTACGATCGTTCTTACTTTCTTCCTATAGTGAACTTCGGAGTAAGCTGGTATATGGAAAATTTTAATATTTCATTAGATCTTTTTCCTTCACAGTCTACGGTTACAAATCCTGATTCGGCAAGTTTTGCCCGTATAAATTTATCTTTTCAATTCAAATAG
- a CDS encoding ABC transporter permease — protein MKKRVLNILYLGFKELQSLWQDKVMLFLIIYSFSLGVYIGATSTSSELNKVPIAFVDEDHSPLSARFMKAFHEPRFLSPDIIGADEIDKNMDAGVYTFVITIPPSFEKEILQGKHPTIQVNIDATQMSQAGIGARYIQQMINDELNIFLNGYKTSASLPINLVTRIKFNPTLDSLWFGGIMKLIEQISMLSIILSGAALIREREHGTLEHLLVMPLSATEIMLSKIWSMGLVVVVSASLSLFLLIKWALAVPIIGSEALFLFGAVLMLFATTSMGIFMGTVARTMPQLGLIVILTILPLQVLSGSVTPFDSMPEGIQSVMYLMPTSHFVSMAQAVLYRGAGIDVVWPELLAIVFIGMLFFLISLAIFRKSLASS, from the coding sequence ATGAAAAAAAGAGTATTAAACATTTTATATCTTGGATTCAAAGAATTGCAAAGTCTATGGCAGGATAAAGTTATGCTGTTTTTAATTATCTACTCATTTTCTTTGGGTGTTTATATAGGTGCTACATCTACAAGTTCAGAACTTAACAAAGTACCAATAGCATTTGTAGATGAAGATCACTCACCGCTTTCGGCTCGTTTTATGAAAGCTTTTCACGAACCTAGATTTCTTTCTCCGGATATAATTGGTGCAGATGAGATTGACAAAAATATGGATGCTGGAGTCTATACTTTTGTGATAACTATACCCCCTTCTTTTGAAAAAGAGATATTGCAGGGAAAACATCCTACTATTCAAGTCAATATAGATGCTACTCAGATGTCTCAAGCAGGAATAGGAGCTAGATATATTCAACAGATGATCAATGATGAACTGAATATCTTTCTAAATGGTTATAAAACAAGTGCATCTTTGCCAATCAATTTGGTGACCAGAATAAAGTTTAACCCGACACTGGACAGTTTATGGTTTGGTGGAATTATGAAACTAATTGAACAGATCTCAATGCTCTCAATCATACTCTCTGGTGCAGCACTAATTCGTGAACGTGAGCATGGAACACTTGAACATCTTTTAGTAATGCCACTAAGTGCTACAGAGATAATGCTTTCTAAAATATGGTCTATGGGGTTAGTTGTTGTAGTATCGGCGTCACTCTCTTTGTTTTTACTTATTAAATGGGCATTGGCAGTCCCTATAATAGGTTCGGAAGCATTATTCTTATTTGGTGCAGTCTTAATGCTTTTTGCTACCACATCTATGGGGATATTTATGGGAACTGTGGCGCGTACCATGCCGCAACTTGGACTAATTGTTATTCTGACAATCTTGCCACTACAAGTACTCTCTGGAAGTGTAACCCCTTTTGACAGTATGCCTGAGGGTATTCAAAGTGTTATGTACCTAATGCCTACAAGTCACTTTGTAAGTATGGCCCAAGCTGTTTTATATAGAGGTGCAGGTATCGATGTAGTTTGGCCTGAGTTATTGGCAATTGTATTTATAGGTATGTTGTTTTTCCTTATATCTTTGGCAATTTTTCGCAAAAGTTTGGCAAGCTCTTAA